From the genome of Medicago truncatula cultivar Jemalong A17 chromosome 2, MtrunA17r5.0-ANR, whole genome shotgun sequence:
GTTTTGCagagtttttaaattttcatttttctggaATCATCAGAATAAATTAATGACGGAGTAGTATAGAGCAGAAGTGTTGAGTGGTGGAATAGGAAGTTCTGTTGTAAAGATGACTACTTTACACCATGTGGGTAATGGGTATACCctgtaatctttttttttttcttttcgaacGCAACGTGCTATCCGGTAAATTTAGCAATAGTACTGTGATTTTAGCAAAACACACAATTTTATTGCCAAATCCATTACATTAGTTGTTCCTGAGTTTTTCGTGAAAAATCGGTTGCACTGAATAGCACCACTCTTAAATAAAAACCATGTTTCATTAGTAGAGATAGAAAATTACAGTCAGCAAGGTGAGTTTATGGCAGACAGCCTACTACAATACAATTATACACATAATATTCTTTATCAAGGAACGCACCCACATagcataaaatcatttcatgtATCTAGTGCCAATATAAATAACTTATATTTGACCATATGATTCAATTTTCTGGTTTTGTTTAAGCATTATTTCAACTTCCCCACTATCCCGTGATCAGAAAAGACCACCATCTCTTAAACAAATCAACATATTCTGCATTGCTTCTTCAATATGCTCCACATCTAACTTCAATATGACTAAAGCGTCCGGCACCATTCCCTGTACGAGGCAAAAGAAAGTTCATTATTATCCACAAAATCGCTCTGGCCAATGTTATGTTatcacataataataataataataatctaaaagGATGGTCAAGGAAAAAATGTAAGTAAGACACAAATGAATGAATCAGGCTATTTGAAGAACAAAGTTATGAAGCCAGTATAGGAATAATGCCATAtctggaagaagaagaaaaaaaatccattttagaCAAGTGAAGAACATATACACATATAGGAAGGAATAGAAGGTTCTGTCAGAGAGAGAAGTACAGGGGGGATATTCAACAAACAAACTTCCCACCTTAATTCCTAAACATCCGGATGATGAGCCTTTTGTCTGACTCTGCTGCCAGATGGCCTGCTGCTTCAAAATTGGTTATTTGTTgactttgaaattttgaatcatAATATTACCACCCCCCGTTACAAACAACCTTGTTCTCAAGGTTGAAATTTGTTAGAATAAAGAAAATCTTTCTATAATCATTTAATTGTACAACCTCCTAGATTAATATTCCTAGAATATACAACTTCCTAGGTTAGTGTTTATTAAATAGGCATCCTAAAGCTAAAACAACATTTGTCTCTACACTTTCAGACTCAAGATTTGGGGCCACCAAAATTTTTTTGCAGGTTGAAGTTGCTTAGTCTAAGATAGGTGTGGCTATTACTCATCAAAAATATGCTCCTGACATTCTTGAGGAAATTGGTTAGTCTAAGGTTTTTGAATCTATGAAAAAGGTGACAGAGGAAAGGGATTGTTGGAAAAAATATAGTGAGAGAGAAACGGAGACGGTTGGTGATGAAGAAGAACTGTTTAGAGACGAGGGAGATAGACTTcaagcaacaattaagatcatAGTCATCGCCTTCGTCAAGGAATTTGAAGACACATTCCCAGATTTCATCcggtaaatataaatattttactgCTTCTGCCATTGTTTtacttctcctctttttcattgTGAACACAAACAACTCAAGCTTGAAGAAAATTCAGTAATGATTGGGTCATTCTAATTTCATTCGCTACCAatactgaaaaagaaaaagaaagaaaaaaaaaaaaaacatgtttgccTCCAAATCGAATAAATAACATCTATTGATACTTGATATGAAGAAGACAACCGTTGAACAACtccttattaatttttctacCACAATATCGAAAAAATACGTGATATACCTCTACACAAACGTAGCAGTCTTTGATCTCTAGTGAGTCTTCAACAATGCGATTTAATAGATCCTCAGAATCTGATTCGATTCCCAAACTAAATGATGGTCCTTCTATAGCCATTTTCTTAGGTGTTCCTTCTAtagccatttttttaaaaattatgcagaagAATAGAAACactaaaacaacttttttataaGAATGCATTTGGGGGCTTGTGGAATTAATTGCTTCGTGAAATTATAGAGGAAGAGAGAGTAATCAAAGAGGTGCTTCATATTTCAAGAAGCAGCTTCAATTAATACATGTGTGGAAAATTGTAGTGTGTGAAAAACTCACGTATGCAAATTGGAGAATTAAAGGAAGGGCATATTTAGTATActatactacctccggtcctatttataagagaaatttaggtcaacaaaagtgaatgtatttggactgaatttttaactagatacatcaacttttgttgacccaaaattctcttataaataggaccggagggagtatttgaaTATGAGGAATAAAGTCAAATTCTATTATAGGAGTATTTTGTTACAGCCAAGATagttgaattttgcttatattttgacatGGAGGGAGTTAGTAGGTCTGAAAAAATTTGCGCCGAAATGGAAAGGTTTGGGAAGTGGAAGAGTGTAAAGCAATTGAATTATCTGTTGCATTCTGCAACGCCATTCTTTAATGAAATAACATGAAAAATGTAAAACTAGGCACTTTATTTAATGAAAGAACATGAGTAGGTTGGACAACAAGAAGTGTCATGGGGGCAAATTTGGTATTTtagtttaaattaaataacaataatcacaTTCCTTAAAAAGTGTGAAAtgatcaattttgcttataaaaaaatacggagggagtacatcATAACAATGTAGAATATCtattcttataattttattttttaaaaaatatttttgaaaatatttatatttataattttaatcaaattaaaaattattattcgtATTTTATATAGACTAATATGGATTGTTCATCTAGGTAATTATATATGTAGACgtacaagtatttttttttttaaaagaagacatgtattttttattttttcaattatacctaattttcttataataatattctcTTGTTAATGAtagtaaaaaagataaaaagaaagatataatattttctatattattggtgtcattgaaaataataaacatgttttttttttttttttgaaaaagatgaacatattttctaatatataaaGAATGACGACCACATCAGTACTCGTCTTTGACTATATCACTCCCTGTGAAGGTGAAAGAAAAACTTTAACTATGAATATATctcattcatttttcaaaattgttggtagaatgttgtgattactatggataaatttttagttatttttgtcCACCCCTAACCATTTATATTGAGTTTGTTAATAGTACCACCAATTTCTTGTTTAGAAGTGATAAAACCTTAGTAGTACTAGTACAAACAAACATACACGGCAGACAAAATCAACACAGACATATGCAATAACATAACTACGAGAATTACAAATTGTCCTGAGTTGGAAAATTGCCGAGGTTACCATTGCTAATTTTATATCAACATTAGATCCATACAAGCATGAAATACAAAAACTCCAAACACAACATAACCCCAAGTTGGAGTAAAAAGCACTTTTATTCATCTATTGATAGATTATTCACTTGATTCAACCATAAACACAtctaacaaaaatcacaaacaatTATCATTCTAAGCAAAATGATACAGACTAGATAGTAGACATCAAGTGATCAAATAAAAGCCAAGTTTCTGTAGGTAGAGCTGGAAAATTACAGTCACCAATAAGGTGAGTTTATGGCGGTAAAGGATGATGGACAGCCTACTACATTACAATTATacaaatgataataataataataataatattctttatCAAAAGAACATACAACATCGAATGTTTTTATGTTTCTGGTGGCACAATGAATAACTCTTTAAATACATCTCTGTAGCTTGAGCCTTTTATCTTTGACCatatcattcatttttcttGTTGTTTTGTTTAAGCATTTTTTCAACTTCCCCACTGTATGGTGAAGCGTGATAAGCATACTGTTGAAGAACGGAAAATACCACCATCTCTATACAAACCAAAATGTTCTGCATTGCTTCCTCAATATGTTCTACATCTAACTTCAAATGACGAGATTGAATCACGCCAACTGCTACTAAACCGTCCAGCACCAACCCCTGAATAGAGCCAAACAAAGCGATCACATATTAACAATAATAATCTAACAACATAGTTCagggaaaaaaaatgtaataagaCAGACacaaatgaatgaatcaaacaaTTTGAAACACAAAGTTAAGAACCTATTATAGGATTAGCAACAACTGCCATATCTGAAAATGTAAAGACCCTACCATCAGAAAAATCTTAATAGAATGTAACTAGTAGATTACCAACATTTAAATTCATAACTATTTAGGGTTTAAAATTGTTGAGTATGGCTCATAGTTACTGGCAAACCCCAATTTGGACTGCAGTATTTAAATACAAGTTGTACATCGTAATCCATAATCTTTTACTGATAATACAAGGGACCTATGTCGTCGGAGACATAGACAAAGTTGGCCTGCTTATTATTGTTTCTTTACTCTTTTGAACCTGATTgctttttctatcaaaaattTGAGACACAAGACATTCTATTCCTAACAAAATCTTTCGTAACACTCAGATAACAGTTACACTAAAAACAGTTAAAATTTTTGGCTTGACATTACTAGCAGACAACTTCAGCAGTCTCCAGATTGTATCACCATTAgtctcaaaagaaaaagattctTAGACCATGCAGATTATGGGCCAGAATCACAAAAACGTTAAAGAAAACGAAGTTAAGAATCAATTGACAGGCTAATTAATTGGATTGATTCTGTATATATCAGTAGTTTCTGCATTCGCTTTACTGTTTGTCCACTTAAATTCTATAGTTGTTTTTATCGGTTAGCAGTGCAGTTGCGAGTTAGTTAGGCAATCCAACCAACTTTTTGTACTATATAAACCTGAGTTTTCAAACTGAGATAATAgcatttttcacattttcaGATTCATTCTAAACCTATTATTTCTCTTAAATTCTCCCTCATAAACTTCAGTAAATATGTAAAGAAAAAACTCCACAGTGGCCGATATTGTATCTTCTGATTGTTCAAAATTTGGTTATTCAAAATTGAAATCTTATCTTCTTCTAACAGAAAGTAATATGTGAAGATTTTTTCTTCTAACTTTTCTATATGTTGTCACTGTATTCAGCTTGTCCTATACGtatataaatgataataaatttaCCTGCCAAAAGCAGAAGAAAACGATTCCTTTGATGCAAAGAAATTTCGCTAGAGGTTTGTGTGGTTCCAGTTCCTTTGCAAAGACATGGTAAAATATCACCAGAGAATACAATGCCAAGGACACAGAAATATTGAGAATGATGGTAATTATCCAGCTCAACCAATTTGGATAGAACCCAACTAGCTGTAGTGTAATCATCAAAATGGAGCACACTGGACGGATGACAACAAACTGCCATGTCCAGTATTTTAAAAGCTTCAGATTATGGTGGTTCAACCGAACAGAGTGAGGCTGCAAAAGAGTCAATTTACATTAGTGTGAATATACCATTGTCTCAATAACATTTATATGTTAACAACTAATGATCGAATACTCAATTAAGTCTGTGGAATCATAGGCGTCAAACAATTTGGTCCCTCGGTCCTTGAAAACATAGGCATCAAACAATTTGGTCCCTCAGTCCTTGAaatcaacaagttccaaaaataATCCGTAAAATTGAAATACTCATTAACATTAGTTCATCCAGGACAACATCATGGTCTTAATCGACCAACCCAAAAGAACTAACTTGATCATTCAATTTCAATGACTCTTTGGAGATTTCAATAATTAAGAGGCCAAATTGTCCGACACAATTTTATGaactaagggtctgtttggatcgacttatttgagtttatttacgAACATAAACACTTAAGAAactgtttgggagagcttataACATATCCACAAGCTGTTTTCAgtttatttccataaactctctagcatagcttatgaaaacaactcacaagtttatatgaaaacagtttgactttatcgtttgttacaaaaatagcttatagtaTAAGCACTaatatgataagtgcttataatataaacacttaattaagaTGATTGTCCAAATAGAGTCTAAATTGTTGATTATTCACTTGTTTGTACAAACTGAACATCAAAGATACGAAAAATTCCACGAAGATTCATTCCCCCCAAAATTATCAGTACAAAAAAAGCAAAGCATACCTGAAAAAGTGTCATAGGAAAAGAGTGATGAATTTCCCTTCCTTTAATTTCATCAGGCACAATATTTTTAGTAATGGAAATTTTCAAGTAACTATACATCAAAGACAAAAACTTTGCAATAACAAAAGCTTCATAACATTCTTTAATAGACTCCAAAAGAGTGAAAAACTCTTTGCTTCCTCTAATATCCAAGAGACCAACAAAGGAAACAATAGCATAAATAGGAGCCATGagaatgataatgataatagcTTTTTGTTCTTTTGGATTCTTCCAATAGAAAAGATGCTGAGACAATAATTGCAAAGTGAAATGCATAGAAAGCATGACACAAAATGCAGATCCATACACAGTAATCTGTGCAGGATTGAGTTGagttagatccatcacaacacaATAACTCAAGATTGAATCTTTGAacctgaaaaagaaaattgaatgatGATTAATTCGTTTGAGCTTATTGGGTCACTATAATTTCGTTTACCaatacaaaaaacatttttgttttgtttcaaaacacAATAACATAGTTCGTGAGAAATAAGGATTCGGAAAAACTGATGATAGTAACTAAAAAGCAAAGATGATTGGATTGAATGAAACAAACCTTAATGTAATCGCCGGTGAGGTGAAGCAAACTTGTTTGACTCACAACGTTGTTTTGTTTCAATGGCACTGCCAAAGAGTGAAATGGTCAATGTTGGTGTTCAACTCTAACAATAATCTAAGTTATAATAACTCACGTGTTGTACCAATCAGATCTAACAATCAATCattatattttactatatacaacctccgtccctaattattttgaaaaaataacggaattaagatagtggatatttatattaaatatgtttgtaattactattgtttttacaattttatcttttaagaaagagggttgacttatgttttcaacattctatttattgctgattaaagaaaaagatatataataaatatgggcatgtatgtaaagaaataattaatgtagttgaaaacagaaaaaaaatcttataaaaagggacaaaaaaaattctctaaagggtcttataattaagaaCGGAGATAGTAGGttttttgagtaatttactaCAAAGTTTTATATGGTCACAATCTTTTTAATCACATTGTTTGACCACACAAACATATTTGAcataaagtaaaaagaaaacttcttaaaaagataaaaagaaaataaaaattaaatggtttatatttttatgcatATATGTCTAAATACTATGCTCAAATGATTCTCATAAGGTAAGTATTATATTCTCATGAAGCTCATATATTCTATAATTAGAGATGTATCagataatataatatcatattacGATGCCTCGCATTAGATATTGATACTTTAATTCGTGGACAGGCATCCAAGAAGtatcaaaattatttctttattttttttaaatattttataaaaatcatgttAGATGTTTCAAGGATGTTAAAGAACATTTGAATGAGATGATAATAGATCTCTTCTAACTTAACTGGAGGTCATGGAATCGAATCCACCTTGATTAAGTTTCTTCGGAGAGAGTTTTGTTATCCATACATAGAGGTTCTACCCGACTCGAGAAATTAATATCTACAATTGCGTGTGGAGCATATCTAGttaaaaaatgatgttttaaagatACTCGCATATACATgcttataatataaatttaggataCATGTGAGAAATTAGTGAAGATGTACATAATTGATCTAAAtgagagaatgagagaagagactTAAGTATTAAATCTTAAACAATACTTATTTTGAAAGTGTATAgcaaactaataaaaatatattgaattatttATAGTTGCTTAAAATAAGTTTCTTCCAACTAGAAAAATTTCAGCCAATCATCTCTGAATTGACCCTCTCCAGAACCCCTCTCTCTCATTTCAATGATCTTTTTATCAATAAGTTCACCAACTTGAATTTAATTCTTGAACAAACATAGAAGAAGTTGATTGTACTCATCCCCTTACGTAcacaaatttgttaaaaaacacGTTTTTCGTAAAATCACGCATTAACATATATAGCTAGCATAGTAAGAAACGATATGGACGGACTTGTGGCTCAAAAGATGAGGGTGTCTGAACTCATTTAATATAGTATAAGAGCcggattaaaattatatatgtaaATTGAAATCCAGCACACATTAAATGCGAGGGTGAATATTAAAGTTGATTGTTTATTTGAAGTATAACATTACTTAAGTTCATGAATTATTAGATGTACATATGTGTTTGGACAAGGAGTCTTTAAACtaactttcaaaataaaattccaaGTTCATTTAACAAAAATCATACCAAAAGGTAGGTGTGCGTTTGCGTTTGGTTAACTGTTGCATTGTATATCATAAATGATTTTGTCTTCTATCAAACATAGCTCAATAATAGAAAGcatgttttttcttcaaaataaaataaaatagaaagcaTGTCTTTGTTGAATAATGTCAGGCCAAAATTTATTGTGCCAACACATTATCAGTTTGAGTTGGATGCAATATATGAATGCTTTTAAAATTTACGACATGATACTGTTAAAATATGTTAACAacctttttataaataaaacttaattaTATTCGTGTAAAATATGTATTgatcatttttcatttatatataattttaatgttcacaattttaaaaaataataataatacttggGATCAAGTATAGAGTTTTCATCTCTATAGGGTATCAACAAAAGCATTATTAAACCCTTcaataataaaaacatcattaaaagaACCGCAAATAAGTTTTGTCTAATGTTGATTGGTTAAGTTTCTTCTATATCATTTTCATCAtctataaaaatatgaattttaagttCGGTTCATCCCTTAATAAAGAAATCTTGTGACGTTTTAAATTGAATGATGTATATATCCACTGAATTTTTAGAATCTTGTCTCACGAATTTtatacacttaatttttttaggatatGTGTATGTGAAGCTCTTAACTTATAAATATTAGATAAAATATCactagaattaaaaaaaaaaaaaaaattgtgataattatgtggtgtgtatacGAGAGTATATGTGGACTATTAATATATGATACAGATaacctctattttttttttttttatacggATATGTCTCTATTTTATAGTATTTATGTTTCATAGGATTACACCAACAATAAGTGTCAAAACAGCTTAAAGAAATATTACCAAGTGATGATCTCTTTCTAGAATAAATTGTTTTAGAGAAGTCGAGTTAacgattcaaaatcaaaaccacatttaatcaatttttttgttgttaaccGTTTAGGAGAGAGATACTGAGATAGATTTGATCTTAGCATCCATCTCActcaaaatagaagaaaaagaaaaaggaatcaTTGACCAGTTcatgaaacaacaaaataagaaggaaaagaaaaaatcaaagatGCATATCCTCTTGCCTTGAGGCTTTTGCTGAAGGATTTCTTCAGATCCTTGAAACAGAACGACCTAAGACTCAAATGTATTGGTCAGTGTGTATTTCAATATACCTTCTCATTCAATAAAATATGATAGACCATTGAATCCATTTCTCTAAGTCCTAAAACTATTTCATTCTCCAATCCTCTCATGTGAGTGATAGTATAATCCGTGTATTACCACTACAAGTGAGTGGTTGTTCTAACAAATATGGCTTTTCACCAACATAGTTGCCTGGTGGGTCGTAATTGCATGTAATGAATGTTCCTCTATTATTATCACATCTCACTTTGGCACATCCAACACGTTGTGAGTTTCTCCAAACAACCTGAGTATAATGGCCACACACTTTACCAGAAGCACATGTGTTACTATTATAATTATAGTCAGCTTTCTCATTCACCCACAACTTCACTGCATCTGAGCCACTCATGTCGCCAGAGCTCCACGCCAGATTTTCCCCGTAGCGGCCACCACCACCGGAGTGGATCAGTTGACAATCACCCTTGCGTTGATTAGCATAGTCTTGGGCAAAACTAGCAACAGTATTGTCCCAAACAATATCTCCAACACCAACCTGACGTCTTGCGTCGTTGTGGGCGTTCACATAGTCTGCTCGTGAGTTTTGGGCATTTGCTACATGACCAATAACGAGTAATAAGGCCAAGATACACAATAGAGAAAATGAACTCATTTCTGTTACTACCATGTATATATGGCTAAATATAAATGGTATGGTAGGTGTGTGATGAAAATTGTCAGGGCTAGCTCTTGTAGTGTATTTTTATTGGgattttattacataaaaacttCCATATGAGAAAAGGGTTAGTATTATTAATTATGTAAGaaagacaaatgccaattttcctCACTTGTAACGTAATCCTCACGCAGGGCACATTGACATTGACTTTGACTTTTAGTGTTGATTGATTaagaaattgttgtttttttcttgttcATTGATATGGTCTATTGAGTCAAATGATCTTGTTATGACTattcaataaaaagaaaatgtctcctaaagaaacaaaaaagtgtCTTTATTTGTTACTATGTATTTGAATTTAGATGTAAACTATTGActataaattcaaatatttgactttgacaattttcttgtgagtttataacattttttgatGGACTACTTGAGTTTAGTTGACGAATGCTctaaaaattgtaataaaagaAAATCTTATCTAACATTTTTCGGccgaagttttttattttttttaagaatttttcaGCCGAAGTTGTTGTGTTTGAGTTTATCTTTTTTAAGCCATTATTTGTTTTAGAggaattttatttactttatacCCCCCACTATACCTATACCCCAAACATATGATATTCCAAATAAAACTTTAACTTTAAAGAACGATTTTTTTCCCCTTCAAAAATCAAACACTATCAGGTGTTTCCATATCAAGCATGATCATATTTGATCTTGTAATAAATTAGAATTATATAACAGCCGTAAATATTACAAATTGATTCTGATTAGCATATCTCCATTCTTTCATTACATACCCTCCCTCTTAGACTTAGAGATctggatgaaaaaaaaaaccgagTGAGTTAAAATTTTCAgatgatttgaattttaaatgattCGGGCATGTTTTGGTTTTCCTTCTGTTCCAAACAAGCTACACATTGAAGCCTAAATTTTGTTGCAATTTAGTTCACGTAGAAGCACTTGCCATGcaacttttgtttatttatgatCCTAGCTTTTTTCCCAAACAACtaagaaaatgacatttttattcGTCCTAGTTtaaacatatatgatatatctaaACAATATGTGAAATTCTACTTCCCATTTTCATTCTTCCATTTCCTCTCACTCAATTTTCTACCAGAACATTAAAGTTTCAAGTAGCTAGTGAGAgtttgaagagaagaaagaagttAAAATATGATCCCTAGTACAGAATTAATAACGTATTTAGATGTAATTGTAaaccacaaatttatttaaggtTAGAACACACACAAGTCCaaactcaaattattcaaaagTATGTTGTGTCGCAAACATTGATCAAGTATTTACCATGGTTTTTCAAGCCACGAGCAATATCTTTCCAATATGCTGACTGCTTTCCATAAGCCGGTGAGCTTCCGCAGCTTCAGAAAGAGGGAATGATTTGTATACCACAGGCTTAACCTTTCCTTCTGCAATTGCAGGCCAAACATTCTTCTCCACTTCAGCAACGATCACAGCTTTATTTTCAGGACTTCTACTTCGCAAGCCAGCCGCTGAACATAACccacaattaaatatttaagaatGGTAGGTATAAACCATAACCACTAATAAAAGAACTTCCCATTTGAATTGTGCAAAAGCTAGTTCTCTAACATATCCTCATACAAAACTTACTATAAAGAAGAAATTCAAAAGCAGATGCCTAAAAATGATGTGTCTACAGAAGGTCCACAAAGGTGATTGGTATTTATAATGGTCAAAGAACTCTTGATCCCTCTAACTGATTTGACGCAATTAGTTAGAGATCTCTAGTTAGTTACGCCGAGTATAACAGTTTGTGAAAGTTGTCATTCGATAGGTTGTAAGCTATTGTGGACTGTAGTGAGCTTATACACTATATTCTAATATGACCAACTTTAATCGGTAGTTAATGTATTGTTTTCACTTGACAGCACACTGCAGGAACAAGGCCTACTACAAGAATTTTATTTCTGTGTAGCAGCCAATGTTGTAAAATATATACTAAGGCGGACAAAAATTGTTACTCAAGCTGCCTTATATAGTCATCATCAATACATTGCGAGATTCATTAttgtaggatttttttttcatggagCTATAAGTGATATTAAAATGTGCACAAAGAACCAGAAGAAGCTTCAATGCAAAATGGAGAAAGATATATCACGAgtatacaaaacaaaatttgtaaGAAGTCAGTCGACTATTTTATTTAAGCTGTTTCATTCCTCTCCCCACCCAACCTTGGTGAAATTTCATAAACTATGTtgtattaattaaattactGATGTAAGAGACCGgctatttacttttatttcatCATCTTCTAATATATAAGACGTCCAGCCGCGTTTGTACTTGTAGCCGCAAATACTTACATGCAGAAAACTAAACTTGAAGAGGAGTGACTGAGTGAGTATCTAATATACAAAAGGGTATGATCCAAAATCTGCAATACCTTGTACAGTGAGACGCTTGCCAAATAACGCACGTAGATCTACCTCTGTAGAAACACCTCCTTGAAATCCGATAATAAAAAGCCTTCCATCAAAATTTAAGCTAGCAAGATTTCTTTGATAGTAGGATGCTCCCATACaatcaagaataacatcaacACCTGCCACCACATCAATGATAAATATTACCTAACACATCTCTATGCAACCAACTAAAAAACAAGATATCAATTGGTACAATATAGATCATATAATGTTGAGGAATGCTTGGAATTCACATCATGCTTCATATAGGTAATAGTAATACCTTGTCCGCCAGTTTCTTCCTTTACCCTTGCCACAAAGTCCTCTGTTTTGTAATTGATACCAACATCAGCTCCAATACTCTTGCAAAAAGCTAGC
Proteins encoded in this window:
- the LOC11419815 gene encoding transmembrane protein 184A, with amino-acid sequence MDLTQLNPAQITVYGSAFCVMLSMHFTLQLLSQHLFYWKNPKEQKAIIIIILMAPIYAIVSFVGLLDIRGSKEFFTLLESIKECYEAFVIAKFLSLMYSYLKISITKNIVPDEIKGREIHHSFPMTLFQPHSVRLNHHNLKLLKYWTWQFVVIRPVCSILMITLQLVGFYPNWLSWIITIILNISVSLALYSLVIFYHVFAKELEPHKPLAKFLCIKGIVFFCFWQGLVLDGLVAVGVIQSRHLKLDVEHIEEAMQNILVCIEMVVFSVLQQYAYHASPYSGEVEKMLKQNNKKNE
- the LOC25492180 gene encoding pathogenesis-related protein 1; protein product: MVVTEMSSFSLLCILALLLVIGHVANAQNSRADYVNAHNDARRQVGVGDIVWDNTVASFAQDYANQRKGDCQLIHSGGGGRYGENLAWSSGDMSGSDAVKLWVNEKADYNYNSNTCASGKVCGHYTQVVWRNSQRVGCAKVRCDNNRGTFITCNYDPPGNYVGEKPYLLEQPLTCSGNTRIILSLT